The sequence ATGGGGCGCTGTCATGTATTAGAGAGGTTTCAGGACCTCATTGTTAATACAAACAATTTTTGGACTTGTTTGATAAGCACTTCTAAATTCGCATTCAAGACATGTATATTTTGAGACGAAAATCAAAAAACAACCAGCCAGAACTGCTAACTGGCTAATGCACTTTGTGCGTCAGCAAAGcttgaaaatgccatgttcATTTGATAGCTAATGATACTTTTGACGGTTACATACTTTTTGTATGTCAAGTCAAGTTGTCAAAAGATATCTGCTCACCAAATTACAATCAACCTTCCAGACTTACAGTCCCCAAGCCGTAGATTTGCATAAACTGTTATGGAGGCCGGGAGACGGCGAGGAAAAACGGTATCCCAACCACTCCCTTCGTGCAGGTTCCAGTCCATGAAACTACCTTGATATTAGTTTTGTCCCTTGTTGCTGTTTTGAAAACGCAATCCGTATTCATATTCATCTTGGTGTGGTTCACCCGTCTCTGTGAAAGCGTAGTAAACGACAGCCCTGTGTAGAGGAGGACGTGTTCGAGAATAGACAGTGACCTCTTCCACGTCCTCCATGCAGGTTCCCCTCTTTTCATTTCCGGCGATGCTGTTTTCGTCTTCGCCTTCGAATGGCATGCTCCAATCCTCGCCTAAATCACCGGTTCCTGGTGATTGAGGGTGTGTACGAGAGTATACAGTAACTTCATCGTAGCCTTCGCTTCTATGACAGTGCTTCTTTTCATCCAAGTCGCCAAGTTGTTGTTCAAATTCCAAATGTAGTCGCTCCCTTAACTCTCCAGATTCGCTCAGCTTATCACAATCAGTTTCCTTGAGATAGATGCGCCGGACGAACTCCCTCATCAACATTGTCACCCGTAAAGCCTTTCCTGGGTCAACTCTAAGACCTCCTAGTGTGTTGACATCATGTTGCCAGAACAGAGGTAGAAAACCTTGGGAAAGACAGTACTCTAAGTCGCTGTATATGGTATAGACCATCTCAATCAAGCTCCTATCATTCTGTAAGAAATCCTCAACGTTATGAAGGAAGACCGTCTTCAATAGGTAGCTCGGAACATGCTTCTCCACGTTATGGAGGATACCGTCACTCTCTCTCAACATTATCCTGCAGACCTCTGGGTCACGAAGGCACTTGGCTGCAATGTATGCATCCTTCACCCTTGGTTCTAGACTTGCGATGTGTTCAGTTTCGAGATGCGGGCAGGAGATACGCCAGAGCTTTATTCGGTCTTCTTCACTGATCTCTTGGGCGAGGGAGCTCTTCCTATGAGGCGGCTTGGCCACGAGAGCAAATCCTCTAGATTTCAACGCTTCTTTGTCCATCATCCAAGTCCTCTGGGTCAGATACTCCGGCCATTTATTCTCGAAGAACAGAACTGGAACTAAGTCTACTGAGACCAGTAATTTGTTGCCAGTGTCTTGCTCCAACCACTCGACTTTCAGTTCGGTGTTTGCCTGGCCGCCTCCCTGTACTATAGACATAGGGGAGGACAATGATTGATACTGGTCCAGTAGGTTTTTGTCCCGAAGATATTCAGAAAACTTATCGTGAAATGCCTTGCTGCCTCTTCCAAACAGTAAAGATTCTGCGGAATCGGTTTCATCGACTTTATAGAATTTGtaaccatctttgaaatcgatTATTTCACCTGCATTTCGAGGAAAGAACTTCAAAGTGAAATCAAATTCGTCGGGGAGACCGACTTTGGTTCCCTCGGCTGCGCTGCCACATGCCTTCCTTGCAACATAACCTACTTTAGTTAAGACAGATTTTACTTCTTCATTATAATCCTCAACGAAACCGTCGACATCTTTGTTTATACAATCCTTTACATCCATCGCCCTCTTCCCAGAAATTGAACTCACACTTCCTATGCCTGGGCATTGAATCAGTTCCGAGACTCTAGGAAGAGTCAAATGGAGGTCTTCTGCTAATGAAACTGCGTCTGTCATGAGCAGAGTTTGATCAAACACACTGTAATCAACAGCATCCCTCAAGACTAAGTAACTCTGGGCGTTCTTCAGGCGTACGTTGCAGCCTTTAGCCAGAATGAGGGCCATGCGGAGGCTATCTGTGTTGCCTATTGACTCAGGGTCTATTGTGCTCAGCATGGGCTCACATACATCGTTAGGACAATCCTTTGCCAGCATGCATGCGACAAGCTGAATCAACTCGCCATGACCTGCAGAAATCGAGTACTTCAGCATATCCATGAACGCAGTTCGTTCAACACCTTCTGCGGCACCGGCGGCTAGAAGGACTTTGAAAACATCCGCATGTCCTCCCTTACAGGACATCGCCAATGGTGTTTCTTTGAAGATGTTGTCAGACGCATGGATCTCCG comes from Lineus longissimus chromosome 15, tnLinLong1.2, whole genome shotgun sequence and encodes:
- the LOC135499605 gene encoding uncharacterized protein LOC135499605, with protein sequence MNMSTDPSKQIDVVALGESILSLYSRTPDSAGLLPIYKAVVTGRDKAVRELISCRYGYEVDSEVSVKVRYVSTMFTTFLDIVEFPCHEDESSSSSDDDGDDDEVWSTSATLLWVASALGHTEVVRVLADAGASVYYITNNIHVLLAAACNGHSGVARLLIERGAYVNCDDLDGKSALYVSAENGYSDIVEYLVDGGADINAKNTLGQSVLSISSYNGHSEVVKCLVKAGVDLDAEYEPGACETALIMAVILSHSDIVKCLVDAGASCNKPDVRGMTPIIWASVSGHVEITKLLIHAGAEIHASDNIFKETPLAMSCKGGHADVFKVLLAAGAAEGVERTAFMDMLKYSISAGHGELIQLVACMLAKDCPNDVCEPMLSTIDPESIGNTDSLRMALILAKGCNVRLKNAQSYLVLRDAVDYSVFDQTLLMTDAVSLAEDLHLTLPRVSELIQCPGIGSVSSISGKRAMDVKDCINKDVDGFVEDYNEEVKSVLTKVGYVARKACGSAAEGTKVGLPDEFDFTLKFFPRNAGEIIDFKDGYKFYKVDETDSAESLLFGRGSKAFHDKFSEYLRDKNLLDQYQSLSSPMSIVQGGGQANTELKVEWLEQDTGNKLLVSVDLVPVLFFENKWPEYLTQRTWMMDKEALKSRGFALVAKPPHRKSSLAQEISEEDRIKLWRISCPHLETEHIASLEPRVKDAYIAAKCLRDPEVCRIMLRESDGILHNVEKHVPSYLLKTVFLHNVEDFLQNDRSLIEMVYTIYSDLEYCLSQGFLPLFWQHDVNTLGGLRVDPGKALRVTMLMREFVRRIYLKETDCDKLSESGELRERLHLEFEQQLGDLDEKKHCHRSEGYDEVTVYSRTHPQSPGTGDLGEDWSMPFEGEDENSIAGNEKRGTCMEDVEEVTVYSRTRPPLHRAVVYYAFTETGEPHQDEYEYGLRFQNSNKGQN